From Borrelia sp. RT5S, the proteins below share one genomic window:
- the ftsY gene encoding signal recognition particle-docking protein FtsY encodes MGIFKKIKNLFKDQKEEKILKNLEDILLEADIKSDIVIEIMGIVKKMKVKGESEIIFKLKELLKGYINQEPLNLANETLNILLIVGVNGVGKTSSIIKLANKLKIEGQSVLIAAADTFRAAAIEQIKIQSEKIGIKVVSQIQGSDAAAVIFDSISSAKAKNHDTLLIDTAGRLQNKDNLIKELQKMDNVIKKQIAHTNANYKKILVIDSTSGKNTSNQAEIFNKAIEIDGIIATKFDSSSRAGGIINISKLFRKPIYFFTYGEEVDHIKEFNIDEYFDKLL; translated from the coding sequence TTGGGCATTTTTAAGAAGATAAAGAACCTATTCAAAGATCAAAAGGAAGAAAAGATACTTAAAAATCTGGAAGATATCCTACTAGAAGCTGATATTAAAAGTGATATAGTAATTGAGATAATGGGAATAGTCAAAAAAATGAAAGTTAAAGGAGAATCTGAGATAATTTTTAAACTGAAAGAGTTATTGAAAGGCTATATAAACCAAGAACCCCTTAATTTAGCGAATGAGACTTTAAATATATTATTAATCGTTGGAGTAAACGGTGTTGGAAAGACTTCAAGTATTATTAAACTTGCAAACAAACTTAAGATTGAGGGCCAGAGTGTATTAATAGCGGCAGCAGACACCTTCAGAGCAGCTGCAATAGAACAAATAAAAATACAGAGTGAAAAAATTGGCATTAAAGTAGTGTCTCAAATCCAAGGCAGCGATGCGGCAGCAGTGATATTTGACAGCATTTCAAGTGCAAAGGCTAAAAATCATGATACCTTGCTCATTGATACTGCAGGAAGGCTCCAAAACAAGGATAATTTAATTAAGGAACTTCAAAAAATGGATAATGTAATTAAGAAGCAAATAGCTCACACAAACGCTAACTATAAAAAAATACTGGTAATAGACTCTACCTCTGGAAAGAATACAAGCAACCAAGCAGAAATATTTAACAAGGCAATAGAAATTGATGGCATCATAGCCACAAAGTTTGACTCATCCTCTAGAGCTGGTGGAATAATAAACATTTCAAAGTTATTTAGAAAACCAATATATTTCTTTACATATGGAGAAGAAGTAGATCATATCAAAGAATTTAATATTGATGAATACTTCGATAAACTACTATGA